In Plasmodium vivax chromosome 14, whole genome shotgun sequence, the genomic window aatcgGTACACCCATGGGTACAAGCAAGAATTAAGAAGGTCAAAAATTAGGATCAAATTGGTGAACAGAATGAGCAAGTGCACCTTTACACGTATGCTTGATGATAGGGTTTGAAATTTTATGTTACTTACGTGTAAATCGTTATtaggaaataaattaataggGATGtacgattttttatttacaaaattgttgcTCTCAATCAGTTTGCACTTGtgctttttatatttatataatttttttattttttctctgctTACAAGGTCATATGGAACGTACTCCGTGTGTTTCCCCTCCGCTTCGTCCGTGCGTTTATAACTCTCCTTATTTTGAGCATTTGCCTCGTTTGCATCGTTCGCCTTCTTAGCAATGTCGGGGATGAATGTTGCTCCATTAGGCCATTTTGCACCACGCGTTGTGGTTGTACCGTTGCTGGACTCTGAGACGGAGCTTGCGTACTCCACtacggaggaggaagaagagggcgAAGAAGAGGGCGAAGAAGAGGTCGATGCTCCGTCACCATTATCCGCTTTTCCCaacaaattgaaattttCCTTGTGATATTTCATTACAGCATCGTACAAATTTgtgtacttcttttttttaatatataacaaattagCGATCCCTTTTGTGTTTCCGCGCACGCTTCTGTTTAGTCCACCGCTCATCCGTTTGCTGGCAGAATGACCGCTGTTGCGGGTGCGCTTCCCTGCTCGCCGCTTGGACCCATTTCCGCCCCCTGCTAACGTGATAACCTCCCTGGAGAACGTCTCGAACGTGTAACTTTGATACCTTCGCAGAAAAAACTGCTGGTAATCTGcgctatttttaaatatataattaaaatgaaataaactCAGAtagatgtttttttcttctatgTACAGGAAAATGTCCTTAATATAATTGTTCAGGCTATATTTATCGGTAAAGCGTGTAGCGTCGGCTCTGTTCATCCGCTCCTCTCTCCTTGCGCGCTTTTTCATTCTATCGAAATGGGCTTTGCTGCTCTCGCCATCGTTTGCAGGGACACGTGCGATGCGGCTCTCCATGGTGCCCACCCCGGCAGCGCCCACTGTGCTACTGTTGCAGATCGGCGCTTCCTCGATTTTCAGAATTTCCGCATTTTTCGCAGTTCCCGCATTTTCCCTTTGGCGGACTTTGCCAAACTCGTAGTACACACCCTCATCGTTCAATATCAAATCGATCACGAAAAGCAATTTTTGAATGTTCCCCaaggagagggaaaaacagTTGTTCATAATATAAtcgacattttttacaatgaTTGAATCgattactttatttttcgcgGGGGTTTTACTTAATTCGCCGTTGACAATGGTTAGCgataatatgttataaataattatttcgaGCAACTCCTCGTCCAgcttctgtttttttttgggggttCCCACATTACTCAGGGTTTCCTTTCCcatggcgttttttttcttcttttatgtACCCAGTTATCTATTAGGCTGCGTTTTGTCTGATAGTTTGGTATGCTCACGTAGCTTCAGCTTCTTTCCTCTCATCGACATGCTTCTCAGTGAGCGCTGCCCTTCCATTAGAAATGTTCGCAtagtttgccttttttttttttttttttttttgtcccttttaTGGTTTTACTTTCTCACGAATTGTGTATACCATTCAATCGGCTAAATTTCCATTTCGTCAGTTTAGATCGTTGCATGTTTTGTTAGGCTTTGCCAAATACGCACACGCGAAgctaaaaagggaaaacaaaactgTCTACCTATGTTTACTGTTAAGGAGGATTAGCTGATCGCGGACCATTTAATTCGATTTGTtcccttaattttttttctccttttgttgGATGGCTTTTTCGCggtgtgcaatttttgcgcaggtttttccttcccagTTGGTTACCTATTcgcgtttgtttttttgaaCATTTGGCAATTTTGTTCGCGtgggaaattatttttctttctttttttctttcctttttttttctttcctttttttttcattttttttttttttctttctttttttctttcctttttttttctttcctttttttttcatttcttttttttttctttttttttttctttccttttgagCACTTGTAATTTCACGACCGAGTTTTTCGCCCCAGTGGGCGGCAGCTGAGAGCATGTGCGGGAtcgattttcctttttttccaggCACCGCTCGgcgtttttcattttaaacgCGTTGCCATTTTAGTGACATTTTTTGAGGGCAATCGCTATCGCAGTCTCAGTCGCAGTCTCAGGCACGGGaaaatacatacacatatgtatgtttatttgcatatatacattttatgtgcacatatgcaaacacgcacatgtacacatttcttccttttgcgtttttcgCAAATCGGACAAAAATTCACGTGCGCGTTTGTATGCATACATTCgtatgcgcattttttttttgtggcgcTCAGCTCATAAAAGTGCTACGTAATTGTGAAGggaggtgttttttttttcccccccctcccaaaATGTTTACTCACTTGTGCAGCATGCGTTAGCACATGGGTGAGATTAACTAAACACCTGGACGAATGCACCATCCCACGTGGTGAGTACTGCACAGCGAGATAGAACAGTTATGTCGAAGGGAAACCGAAAAATAGCCGTTTTCAACCTGGAAAATGAAGGGAAAGGCAAAATCCCTGATAGGCACAGGAACGATGCAAGTGGGACAAACCttgtaaacaaaaaatggaatgagGATGTTTCCTTAAAATCGGAGGGAAGGGATAAATTATGTACCTTGAAAGATTTGAACTTCAATGGagattatttaattaaacggaaaaggaaaaagaagaaagcaCAGTTTGCTGTACAAAATAACGAACTAATCTTGCCAAACAAGTATGActattttttgaataaaaaaacggaCTGTTTTGCCatccaaaatgggaacaccAAGAGGTAGGttgaggagaaaaacaacACGCATGGGTGTCTACCACTGATCCACGTGGCTTCACTCTGCACGCAGAAGGGGAGAGAACAAGTTTTGCTCCCTGCGCGATGAAGCATGCAAATGTATGCACACGTATGCACTTCTATACACCTGTATGCACTtctatacacatgtgtggaGTGTTCCTCGTTTCCCCCCGCAGCCACAACATGGAGAACCTGCAAGACATTTACTACGTGTACAAGGAAAATTCAGATATCTGCGACTTGATCATCAGAAGGTACaacgaaaatatttatttgagCATCTTTAACAACATGCTGATCATCATCAACCCACATGAACACGTGCAGGCGTTTTACAAACTGGTGTTCAAAacgaagaacaaaaataattatatatttagttCGTTCATTAATTACACGTTACAGAAGAAGCTGGGGAAAGGAGAGTCCGAATTTGAGTCGCAGGAAAATTCGGATGATTCTTCTGATGGCAATTACGGGGAAgatgacaaaaatgtgttcCGCTActtggggcaaaaaaaaatgtatctGGGCAGAGGGAACATCTTcgattttgataaatttaagaagaagaggaaaaagaactTAACGGAattgaaaaaggaattatataTCAAAAGCAACGATGAAATGGCGCAAGTGCACAAAGATATTTTGGGCACTTTTAGAATAGATTTTAACGAGCTGTTCAACATTAGGACCGACCCGCGGAGCGCTTCTATCGACGGTTATGGCAGTGACTCCCTCGGAGGTTCTGTGCGCGGTTCGGTTGGCTACTCGCTCGGGGGCTCTGCCGGGGGCACGTTCAGCGGCACGGTTGGGGGGAGTGCAAGCGGCACCGCAAATGACATAGAAAATGATTATGTTAGCGGTGATGGTAACGGCTCCCTTGGGGGACCCACGAGCGACGGGCTCGACCAGGGCAGCGCCACCGCTTCCAACTCGCGACAAAGCGGCGTACACAGTAGGAGCGCCTACCAGCCAAGCAGCGTGTCCAAGAGGTCCATCAACTCCAGCAGTTATAACAACCTGGGTGATTCCAAAGATCCGCAGCTTAGTACATCAAATCATGGGAATAAATTAATCTTCATatgtggagaaaaaaacagcaacCAGAACGTAGTAAGTACTTATGTATTCAAGCATATAataaagaaggggaaaaacaaagaacTGTATCACGCGTACAAAAACGTTATGAATGTGCtcaacttattttttaattacaaatgCTACAACTTTGTTATTCACCTCAGCAGCAGGAACAAACTGCTCTACTTCAATGTCCTTCCGTGCTTTTTAAGTGACCACAGCAATGTGACAAATATTTGCACCAAAATGGGCAGCTTCTTGGAGCGCCTGAATTGGGCAGATGGGCAGGGCAAACAGGGTGTCGCTAAGAGTACCCACACGCGTGCTCGGGGAGATCATCACAAAATGGATCACTCCCAATGTAGCAGCgacgggggaggggaaaaagggactcCCAGCAAATATGATcacaggaagaagaaaaaaaaaaaaaaaaaaaaaaatgcccaaAGAGGAGAACCACATGCAAGTTCGAGCAACGACTCCGATAGCACCGATGCAGAGCGCACAAAGCACCACGAACAGCGACGCTCAAAGGGGAGAGGAAACCAAaacgaaatttttaatatacccTACAtattctttttcctcctcggaAGCACCCTGCTGGATAGCTCAAACAAATACTACAAGCACTTAAAATTGCACACActtgatataaaaaaaatttacaagaaTTATGTAGACGCCCCTGTCGACATAGAAATAAAGGAACCCGACATAAACAGGACGTTTGATTATTTCCTAGAGCTAGGATTCACACAAGGGGAAATTCTCTCAATCATTAAGTTAAACTTTgcactcatttttattaatatatatatcaccATAAGGACATgtttgcacaaaaatgaggaggaaacgCTGAACTTCCTACAACTGCAGCTGATTAATGTACAGGATTATAAAAAGTTAGTAAAGTCAAACACCATGAAgagagaggggggaaaatcctCATCCTCAGATTATTCAAATGAGagttttccaaattttataaattttcaaaatgagaAGTACCTGAGCAGCGATTTTAGCTCCTTTacggatgaagaagaaagcaTAAGCTGCATTAGGCAGGTTCTACAGAATGGGCGCgctgaagaaaaggagaccAAAGTGCGCAGCTTCAAAAATAGGAAGATGTGCACGCCGCTGCATAGGAACATTGACATGCATTCCAGCAATAGCAGCCATCTGCGAATGGGCAGGGACGACAGTGCGGCAACgagtgggggggaaaaaaccgATGAGTCGAATAGGCACGAAAATCACATGTACACAAGTATAACCAGAAGAAGTGgagagagaaagaaaaaatccaATTATTTCATAGTATTCGCAGGACACATCATGGAGGAATACATTGCTTTCTTACTAGGTGTCGATTTAAAGGGGATGatcaaaatgttaaataacCCCATAAGGCTCAAAAATTTATGTTCCACTATCTTTTTCAGATTAAAAGttagaataataaaacaaattaatgaGTACCTTAGAACTTACTTCCTGAATGGTACCGTTGCTCACTCCTTGTATGTGTATAGCAATACGGGCCTGACCGCAAACATCtcggaagaaagaaaaagtgagagtggccaaaaaaaatacaacaacTTAACCCAACTTATTAACAACATATATAACGAAATACTGCACCAGTATTATTTGAAAATGTCAATGTTTAATATGGATAGCTACCTCGTGCATACAATAAATGCGTTAAACGAGTCgagggaagaaaatgatgacTACGACTCTGCCATAGGAAGTACAGTGGAAAAGTACAAACGATTCAGTGATCACCTCTGTAGAGGTAGTATAATCagtttttacatttcccaatttggaaaaaataccaTCCTACATTTGctagaaaaatatacatataaatttttacgcaCCCTGGAAAATTGCCAAGAGGTAAAGGGCATAAGCCCATCCGTCGTCATAAAAGCAGAGTATTACAAAATGGTGTACCTATTTTGTGTAGAAGTTTCACGTGTAGTCAGGCGCCTTACTGAGGGGGTGCACTCCAGAAGGATTTGCGATCAGGGAGATAGCGGCAATAGTAGTGATAGCCTCGGATGTAGGGCCAGGCGCGATCGCGGTGATCACCCCGTGGGAACCACCCATTATAGGAAGGATGGACGGAGGAAgagagaaacaaaattggCTGATGAGGAGTATGCGGAAAAAATGCTGCTAAGGCTGATGGGAGAGATCGCCAAAGGTGATAAGAAGGAGGGGCATGCGGGTGGAGGCAATCTGgcaggaaggagaaggagaaaaaaaaaattctccatAGTGCACTACAACGACGAAACGGTTACGTACCGATGCAACAACATGATTTTGGATAATGCCAAAGATCTGTGTGCACTTAATGACACTATACAAATCATAGAAAAGAGtgaaatgaaatttttaagaaaattattttttgaaaattcgTTCCCGCTAAAGAACTTTAAGAGCAACTTTTTATACGACGaaatttgcttcttctccagtgttataaaaaatacgtacGAGAAATTCTTCGTGCTTCTTCTAAATGAGAGGGAGAGGAAAAGGCAAGATACATTCCTAGTGCCCAAGTACATGACCAAATATGTCAGAAGCACTGGCAGAGGGTTTGGTGCCTATTCTGTTGGGAGAACATCtcgcagcagcagcagcagtggTAGCCACCGAAGTAACATGTTCAGGGgggatatatttttcccctcatctGCAAATAGGGCATTTTTTGGCGGCAGGGGAAGGTCAAGCAGAAATTTCTTTCTCAATTCTGCTACAATATCAGGGGAAGAAATCACCGATTTTTCtgaactgaaaaaaaaaataaacaaggAACATGTCAAATCTGTTATAGACATGCTAAATTTGAAACGAATTTTTAACTACCAGTTGAAGTATTTGTACCATAGCTTAACCTGCCTAGACTTTATCAAGAAGTATTTACTATTCTGCATCCACGTCAGCAGGGATGGGGACTTGATTAAGCTCGTCAATTATTACGAGCTCAGGTGCAAGAAGAGGGGCGAGCACAGCTGTGTAAGAGGTGTGGGGAGGGCTgaacagggggaaaaacatgCAGGTGTGGAAGCTCATACGAACGTGGGTGAGACCGTTCGGGATGCTGCAAATGAAGATGGAAGTGTTAAAGAAAGTGCTAATGGGGATGTAGCCCCCAGCTCAGTTGGCAATGCTGCTACTAATCCAAGGGGGAACGTCGCTCCCAATGCAAATGGAAACGACGCTTCCAACCCAAGTGGGAATGACGCCCACAGCGCTAGTGAAAACGCCGCGCCCAGTTCAAGAGAAAGCATTGAGGGGAACGTGGCCGGAGGAGGGGTGGTAACCGAGCAGGAGAATAACCCACAAAGCCATGCACCCAACAAGAAAGAAACCCCAAAGAACGCAGAAAATTTCAACTACCTAAACTGCCTGAACGttcaggagaaaaaagatctgtgcaaaataattttgtacaattttaacatatcAAAAAATACGTTTTATTTCCGGGATTTTATATTCCTAAgcaaatatgtttatttcattttagaaaatttgAGAGCCAAGTACGTAAAATCGATAGTGCCTTACGTCCGCAAAATTGAGAATTGCTACTTGTCGtacaaaaataggaaaataaaattcttcCTTAGAGACAAAATTGTTACCATTCAAAACTACATGAGGAGGTTCCTCTTTCTCGAAAGGGTGAAAACAATggagagaaggaaaaacctATTCGTATCGtttatcatattttacagttacattgtaaaaaataaagactTTGACGAAACGAAGGAGACGCTGGAGTTGTGCAAAGAGAATTTCAtgaagaatgaaaagaagCTAATTCGACATGCAGCCAGTGTATACATACAATCTTGgtatagaaaaataatgcagcaaagaaaatatagagaattaaaaagggaactctttcaaaaaaaggccatagaaaatattaacaGCGCTATTAGAACTTACctcgttcaggtaaaaattgtaaaacatTTGAACGAAATAATTATCCCTAACAAATCTGCCCTTTTAATTCAATCCTACTTTAGAAGATACATGTGTCTTACAAATTTCCAGaaaaaactatttttaaaaatttgcttctTATCTATTAAGAGAAAGTACGTATCCTACTCGAATGTCCTCATTAAGGTCAATTACCATTacttgttaaaaaatatatacagcAGAAATATCATTCAGAGTCAGTTTAAAATTCCCGAAGCGGTGATTAAAATTCAAAGCAACTACAAGGCGTATGTGGTGAGGAAGCAGTTCACCATGCTGATGGGAGCCATATACTTCACACAggcgtacatacatacatgcgtagAAAGGATTAGATAtatcaaaatgaagaaaagcaTAATTCTAATTCAAAGGTGgtggaaaaatttttataaattaaaaacactCTTCTCACAAGTGCAGTTTAACATATACGGTAGTGAGTATGACAAGAACAAGTATTACTttttacagaaaaataatttcccattttacaaatattatatcttgaaggagaaaaaagctCTAAAGCTTCTAACCTATCACATTTTACTAAAACagtggtattttttttactttaagaaattccaaaagaaaaatcatcaatttaatattgtgtttaatttaaaaatgtataaaaatgtcTCCTATCATTATACCCTCCCGTgggcatataaaattaacagcattttaaaaattattcacatgGAACAATTGTTTCAGAAATGCACTAACAATAGCCAGAataccatttttaacattccCGTTTTTGGGTCCATTCAAATTTTCGTTGGGGGATCCCACACCATTCTGCTAATCAGCCAAAGTGTTATCAGCGAGCCTGTCGGTGATGCCCAAGACGGGTTCACCACCACCATGCGGAAGAGCAACACCTATGGGGACCGGAAGAACTACTACGCCAAGTTTGTGTACAGCTTGGGTTCTAACGATTATGGGCAGCTCGGCTATTACAACCTGTTTGAGAAGAATTTTATCTACCACACGAGCGGCATGGGGAGCGGCACAGTTAACCACCTAGCAACGAACAGCAAAGTGGATCACCTAGCAAACGCGGGGGTGAGCGGTCGGGAGGAGCCGATTCAGCCAAACGGTAAACGCAGCGAAAGGAAAGCCTACCCCCGGGGAAGGAGCCAGGACATGACGAACTTCTCAGATCATAGCGGAGGAAGATGTAGCTCAACGTGGGATAccaccaaaagggaaagcaccTCCAGCAGTGTGGGACCCCCTCCAGAAGAAAACAGAACCGTCGCTTCGCAGCTGAGAAGAAATTCGAGACCTCCCCAAAGCCGAAAAGGAAGCACTTCACCTCACCGAAGCGGAAATGGaagcgcttcccccccccaaagcgaaaaagaaaacgcttcgcccccccaaaaggagaaaaaaagagagagcaACCCCGCAGAGTACAGCCTATGCAGCAAGTATAAGAAAAACATCCAACATTTAATTTTCGAGCACAAACGTAAATTCACAATTGACAAGAAGCTTTTTTCGAAtacccatgggggggagtGCATGCAGGACATTGTAGATTACCAAataatagataaaaaaaatgcaaagggggaaaatgaaaaaatcgtGGAATTCACCAAAGTGGTAAGtgaaacaaataaaattgcaaacattAGTTGTGGGTCTGAACATACATTAGCTTTATCAGAAAATGGAAATGTATATTCTTGGGGGAGTAACCTATTTGGGCAGTGCGggcaaaaatatgaaaggaGTATAGTAAGATATcctaaaataataaaacattttttaaaaaacaaaattaagatTAAGAATATTAACTGTGCATCCTATCATAGTGGGTACATCTGTAGAAAGGGTGATCTCTACATGAGTggcaatttctttttcataaacttgaaatatttttgcgaGAATGTGTACGAACCTGTGTTTTTAATATCTGGGTGCCACTCAATTCTATGTAATGACAGCTACAATGTGTGCCTAAGGAGCGATAAAACCTCTCTGTACATTTGGGGTAATAATTACAAGTGCATCTTAGGGTTAAATAAGAAGAAGTTAAGAAACCTCGATGAAATATCTATCTACCCCTTGACTTCCCTTTCGCCAAACATTAGCGTAATCAAAATTGCATGCTCCGACAATTTTGTCTGTTTGATTGCGAAGCCTGGGTATACTAAACATTCACTGTACATGTGGGGACAATTTGGGCttatcgaaaaaaaagaagaaagctCCTCCCCTGTAGTCCCTCACACGAGTAAcgtttttaacaaatttaggATTAAACCTAACATGAACAATTTGAGGAGCCCCGATCCGGAGAGCGCAAATAGCGGTGGTGACGCCACCGTCGCACGGGgcaaaataatattcattGCGAACCCCTCCCCCGTTCACGACCCCCTGTGGGACGCTGTGGAAGCGATTGATGTGTGCTGCGACTTGGACGAAATTCTGGTGCGTTCCCTGAGTGCAGTAGCGCTGTTGAGCGGTTCCCCCGATGAGCACCTCCACCGATAAGCACCTCTCCCGATGCGCACTTCCTGAGCGGGCATGCCCGTGTGCACATACCTTTTCGCACGCACGCGCGCGGCACATGTggcccccccctcccgcAGGTCCTGATGAACAACCTCTGCTTGTACGGATTCAGCGCAGTCGAAATAGTCAGTAGCGATGATAAgaaagcgaaaaagaaggaaacgAATTTATCCTACTCCTACTACGGAAGAAGAGAGATggagcagaaaaaggaaaaacaaaacatcTACGAGGAACCAGAAATTTACGATCATATAAAACTTTTAAACCCATCCCTCTACATGTTTAAGTATTTCAAACCGTCCTactttaacataaaaaaaattacctgcAGTTACAGTAGGAACAGCTTATCAATTATGAATGCAACAATGGGCGAGTACGAAGTTCCCACGGTTGTCAAAAAGATGGATTTCGTCACCCCCTCGGGtaatctttttctttcatgTGGATGTGCGGCGTATGGCGTATGCACTACACCGCTACGCTTCTTGAGGGAATCGCTTTATTTTccacctcccccttttcttcccccagGTGATGTTATGCAATTCCCGGAAAAAATACGAGAGGCCATATTAGCCAACGCGAAAAGGGAGTCCAACAAATGGATTAAGTCAACGGATGATCCCTAcataaacgtaaaaaaaaaaagaaataataaaaaaatgcataactTTTGTGTCCGTATCATCTACGCAAAGCGCgtgcataaaaattttgcaaatgtgcGACGGGTTTGTTAAAGGGTACGAAAaagcttattttttttttcgttttttttcttttccccacTCAGCATTTcctaataaaaaattcaagcGATTCGGACAGCGTTAACTGATCACTACAAGTTTAATGACCCCCAAGTGAAGGTCTAAAcgggttgaaaaaaatttggattttttttttttttttcacaagtTTGCATGACGTTTCGCCTATTTGGAGGAACCGTTCCGAGGGACTCACGTTTCAACCATTTTAGCTAAACAtgttttaaattgtttttcttaaaattaaaagttgTTTCTGTgctttagttttttttttttaaagtgatAATTATGCATAATTGAGAAGGTAAAAAGGGAGTCCTTTCCCtgttttgtaattttttctgttcctgATTTGTCACACTTTTTAATGCTCTGTGAAGagtgtaaaatatatcatacgtttttttgctttttcgtttttttgtttttacgGATTGGCCATCCTTAGCATGTGGCGCAACTCGCACTGAGTGAAGCTGCGAGCGTTCATTTCGTCGTTTGCCGTCGTCAGCGATTTGAAGCGACGGAGGTGAACTGAGTCGTCGCTCGTTTGTTATTTggtttgttcgttttttcgcTAACTCGcttgttttatttccctcTTCTTTCTGCGTTATTGGACGTGGGCAGTTCCTCCCCCCATTGCGCGCAAAGGCAACTCCAAAATGAGCAACGTGGACGAGTTCTACGAATACGCGAAAAACAACTTCCTAAACTTCCTGAAACAGAATAATGTACATTCTCGAAATGAAGAGAAggcgaatgaaaaaaaagggggcaaggAAAATAGGGTTAAGGGAATGCACGATCGGCACCTGTCTGATATGAGAAAGCTAAAGAGGGACGAGCTCAATGATAAAGAAAGCTACGACCAGAAATGTAAAGATTTTCTTCTTAAGAGGAAGAGCAAAGGTTTGAGGAGGAGCGCGAAGGGGGGCTCGGCAAGTGCCTCCTCGGACGCGTCAGCTTCATCCGCGTCGGCATCATCAATCGCatcctccgcttcttcctcttcacgcACTTCATCTTCCTCATCCGATGAGAAGACGAAAAGG contains:
- a CDS encoding hypothetical protein, conserved (encoded by transcript PVX_123655A), with the translated sequence MKHANVCTRMHFYTPVCTSIHMCGVFLVSPRSHNMENLQDIYYVYKENSDICDLIIRRYNENIYLSIFNNMLIIINPHEHVQAFYKLVFKTKNKNNYIFSSFINYTLQKKLGKGESEFESQENSDDSSDGNYGEDDKNVFRYLGQKKMYLGRGNIFDFDKFKKKRKKNLTELKKELYIKSNDEMAQVHKDILGTFRIDFNELFNIRTDPRSASIDGYGSDSLGGSVRGSVGYSLGGSAGGTFSGTVGGSASGTANDIENDYVSGDGNGSLGGPTSDGLDQGSATASNSRQSGVHSRSAYQPSSVSKRSINSSSYNNLGDSKDPQLSTSNHGNKLIFICGEKNSNQNVVSTYVFKHIIKKGKNKELYHAYKNVMNVLNLFFNYKCYNFVIHLSSRNKLLYFNVLPCFLSDHSNVTNICTKMGSFLERLNWADGQGKQGVAKSTHTRARGDHHKMDHSQCSSDGGGEKGTPSKYDHRKKKKKKKKKNAQRGEPHASSSNDSDSTDAERTKHHEQRRSKGRGNQNEIFNIPYIFFFLLGSTLLDSSNKYYKHLKLHTLDIKKIYKNYVDAPVDIEIKEPDINRTFDYFLELGFTQGEILSIIKLNFALIFINIYITIRTCLHKNEEETLNFLQLQLINVQDYKKLVKSNTMKREGGKSSSSDYSNESFPNFINFQNEKYLSSDFSSFTDEEESISCIRQVLQNGRAEEKETKVRSFKNRKMCTPLHRNIDMHSSNSSHLRMGRDDSAATSGGEKTDESNRHENHMYTSITRRSGERKKKSNYFIVFAGHIMEEYIAFLLGVDLKGMIKMLNNPIRLKNLCSTIFFRLKVRIIKQINEYLRTYFLNGTVAHSLYVYSNTGLTANISEERKSESGQKKYNNLTQLINNIYNEILHQYYLKMSMFNMDSYLVHTINALNESREENDDYDSAIGSTVEKYKRFSDHLCRGSIISFYISQFGKNTILHLLEKYTYKFLRTLENCQEVKGISPSVVIKAEYYKMVYLFCVEVSRVVRRLTEGVHSRRICDQGDSGNSSDSLGCRARRDRGDHPVGTTHYRKDGRRKRETKLADEEYAEKMLLRLMGEIAKGDKKEGHAGGGNLAGRRRRKKKFSIVHYNDETVTYRCNNMILDNAKDLCALNDTIQIIEKSEMKFLRKLFFENSFPLKNFKSNFLYDEICFFSSVIKNTYEKFFVLLLNERERKRQDTFLVPKYMTKYVRSTGRGFGAYSVGRTSRSSSSSGSHRSNMFRGDIFFPSSANRAFFGGRGRSSRNFFLNSATISGEEITDFSELKKKINKEHVKSVIDMLNLKRIFNYQLKYLYHSLTCLDFIKKYLLFCIHVSRDGDLIKLVNYYELRCKKRGEHSCVRGVGRAEQGEKHAGVEAHTNVGETVRDAANEDGSVKESANGDVAPSSVGNAATNPRGNVAPNANGNDASNPSGNDAHSASENAAPSSRESIEGNVAGGGVVTEQENNPQSHAPNKKETPKNAENFNYLNCLNVQEKKDLCKIILYNFNISKNTFYFRDFIFLSKYVYFILENLRAKYVKSIVPYVRKIENCYLSYKNRKIKFFLRDKIVTIQNYMRRFLFLERVKTMERRKNLFVSFIIFYSYIVKNKDFDETKETLELCKENFMKNEKKLIRHAASVYIQSWYRKIMQQRKYRELKRELFQKKAIENINSAIRTYLVQVKIVKHLNEIIIPNKSALLIQSYFRRYMCLTNFQKKLFLKICFLSIKRKYVSYSNVLIKVNYHYLLKNIYSRNIIQSQFKIPEAVIKIQSNYKAYVVRKQFTMLMGAIYFTQAYIHTCVERIRYIKMKKSIILIQRWWKNFYKLKTLFSQVQFNIYGSEYDKNKYYFLQKNNFPFYKYYILKEKKALKLLTYHILLKQWYFFYFKKFQKKNHQFNIVFNLKMYKNVSYHYTLPWAYKINSILKIIHMEQLFQKCTNNSQNTIFNIPVFGSIQIFVGGSHTILLISQSVISEPVGDAQDGFTTTMRKSNTYGDRKNYYAKFVYSLGSNDYGQLGYYNLFEKNFIYHTSGMGSGTVNHLATNSKVDHLANAGVSGREEPIQPNGKRSERKAYPRGRSQDMTNFSDHSGGRCSSTWDTTKRESTSSSVGPPPEENRTVASQLRRNSRPPQSRKGSTSPHRSGNGSASPPQSEKENASPPQKEKKRESNPAEYSLCSKYKKNIQHLIFEHKRKFTIDKKLFSNTHGGECMQDIVDYQIIDKKNAKGENEKIVEFTKVVSETNKIANISCGSEHTLALSENGNVYSWGSNLFGQCGQKYERSIVRYPKIIKHFLKNKIKIKNINCASYHSGYICRKGDLYMSGNFFFINLKYFCENVYEPVFLISGCHSILCNDSYNVCLRSDKTSLYIWGNNYKCILGLNKKKLRNLDEISIYPLTSLSPNISVIKIACSDNFVCLIAKPGYTKHSLYMWGQFGLIEKKEESSSPVVPHTSNVFNKFRIKPNMNNLRSPDPESANSGGDATVARGKIIFIANPSPVHDPLWDAVEAIDVCCDLDEILVLMNNLCLYGFSAVEIVSSDDKKAKKKETNLSYSYYGRREMEQKKEKQNIYEEPEIYDHIKLLNPSLYMFKYFKPSYFNIKKITCSYSRNSLSIMNATMGEYEVPTVVKKMDFVTPSGDVMQFPEKIREAILANAKRESNKWIKSTDDPYINVKKKRNNKKMHNFCVRIIYAKRVHKNFANVRRVC